One window of Populus nigra chromosome 5, ddPopNigr1.1, whole genome shotgun sequence genomic DNA carries:
- the LOC133695455 gene encoding dof zinc finger protein DOF5.7-like, translating to MMAPDNLQAKQAPIDDNQITTSNRKTTTTRPQEEALKCPRCDSPNTKFCYYNNYSLTQPRHFCKTCRRYWTKGGALRNVPFGGGCRKNKKIKSSSGLSSDSSGSSEIGGFNFFHGLSPAMKFNLGGLSFPRLNLSPNGIYNHFPSFGDISATSEAAVTVTSPRFRLDPSFSSTAGSGSLMGFSYPLTSVSSGFCGAIQENIGGASVNVNTNLASSIESLSCINQDLHWKLQQQRLAMLFGTGKNHRDDSTVSTAPIENHVQKLQPIMFENLEISKPQVCAAGNSRKDGATSGDPATEWFFGNSYDQLTATPTNRSNNGNDDNTGNWNGVQAWGDLNQYSALP from the coding sequence ATGATGGCCCCAGATAATCTTCAGGCAAAACAGGCCCCCATAGACGACAACCAAATCACTACTAGTAACCGAAAAACAACAACGACAAGACCACAAGAGGAAGCTTTGAAGTGTCCAAGATGTGACTCGCCCAATACAAAATTCTGCTACTATAACAATTACAGTTTAACACAGCCTAGGCATTTTTGCAAGACATGTAGAAGGTACTGGACCAAAGGAGGAGCCTTGCGCAACGTTCCCTTCGGCGGTGGCTgtagaaaaaacaagaagataaagTCATCTTCAGGGCTCTCAAGTGACTCCAGTGGCTCCTCAGAGATCGGTGGATTCAACTTCTTTCATGGACTCTCCCCGGCCATGAAATTTAATCTCGGTGGGCTATCATTTCCTCGGCTAAACCTTTCACCAAATGGCATATATAACCATTTCCCTTCATTTGGGGATATTTCAGCAACGTCTGAAGCTGCAGTTACTGTTACTAGTCCTCGTTTCAGACTTGATCCATCTTTTAGTTCCACTGCTGGTTCTGGTTCCTTAATGGGGTTTAGTTATCCGCTTACTTCGGTTAGTAGTGGGTTTTGTGGAGCAATTCAAGAGAATATCGGTGGCGCATCAGTGAATGTCAACACTAATCTCGCGTCTTCAATTGAATCTCTGAGTTGTATAAACCAAGATTTACACTGGAAGTTGCAGCAACAGAGATTGGCTATGCTATTTGGTACAGGAAAAAATCATAGAGATGACAGTACTGTTTCTACAGCCCCTATTGAGAACCATGTCCAGAAACTACAACCTATTATGTTTGAAAATCTTGAAATTTCAAAACCACAAGTATGTGCTGCTGGTAATTCAAGAAAAGATGGTGCAACTAGTGGTGATCCAGCAACTGAGTGGTTCTTTGGGAATTCATATGATCAATTGACTGCCACGCCAACAAATAGGAGCAACAATGGCAATGATGACAACACAGGCAATTGGAATGGGGTTCAAGCATGGGGTGATTTGAATCAGTATAGTGCTTTGCCCTAG